One part of the Tenacibaculum sp. 190130A14a genome encodes these proteins:
- a CDS encoding helix-turn-helix domain-containing protein: MIGISLFYYLKASVENRKEIPKSWKVHFVILLIFICVVGIVKPYKTSADFWRWFVWVIYGSWGLYLLMSTYVLKPILSKIILRKAKCSTSEFWLIGVLVGNWLIYGAYIIGYYYLYLIGTITFSIVFYGLLFFFLLKSNRESIFKDLPERYSSKKIEEDEVSILKRKLDTLMKEEEVYKKSDVKLSMISKKIGVSSHKLSQFLNDNLGKSFATFLNEYRIEEAKRLLKENDNITLESIGFEAGFSSKSNFYATFKKLVGQTPAQYQKAHFQ; encoded by the coding sequence ATGATTGGAATATCACTTTTTTACTATTTAAAAGCATCTGTTGAAAATAGAAAAGAGATACCTAAAAGTTGGAAGGTTCATTTTGTTATATTATTGATATTCATTTGTGTAGTGGGGATAGTAAAACCTTATAAAACAAGTGCCGATTTTTGGAGATGGTTTGTATGGGTGATTTATGGTTCTTGGGGATTGTATTTATTAATGTCTACATATGTCTTAAAACCAATATTGTCAAAAATAATATTGAGAAAAGCAAAATGTTCTACTTCAGAGTTTTGGTTGATTGGTGTTTTAGTTGGTAATTGGTTAATTTATGGAGCATATATCATAGGATATTACTATTTATATTTAATAGGTACCATTACTTTTTCGATTGTGTTTTACGGATTGTTGTTTTTCTTTTTACTGAAAAGTAATAGAGAATCTATTTTTAAGGATTTACCAGAAAGGTATTCTTCAAAAAAGATTGAAGAAGATGAAGTTTCTATATTAAAAAGAAAACTAGACACATTAATGAAGGAAGAAGAAGTGTATAAAAAATCAGATGTGAAGTTGTCTATGATTTCTAAAAAGATAGGGGTTTCTTCTCATAAGTTATCACAATTTTTAAATGACAATTTAGGAAAAAGCTTCGCAACCTTTCTTAATGAATATAGGATTGAAGAAGCGAAACGGTTATTAAAAGAAAATGATAACATAACACTGGAATCTATAGGTTTTGAAGCAGGGTTTTCTTCAAAATCTAACTTTTACGCTACATTTAAAAAATTAGTTGGGCAAACACCTGCTCAATATCAAAAAGCACACTTTCAGTAG
- a CDS encoding nuclear transport factor 2 family protein gives MKILFTSIFVVLTSSCFSQGGQQSLKGELLFNTYNAKRKKVINYDKSFVSDDQLIYESINKQESANVSEKEQIKRVLKKYMNGSSYNKLKMLESAFSENATLYLTSREGFKRYTPKDYVGFFKNGVPGKFNGREAKILAIEMVKDIATAKVEIAFPVRKMIYVDLFLLKKFEDGWKIISKTATRVDNGE, from the coding sequence ATGAAAATCCTATTTACATCCATTTTTGTAGTACTAACTTCAAGTTGTTTTTCTCAGGGAGGGCAACAATCTCTAAAAGGAGAATTACTTTTCAATACTTATAATGCAAAGCGGAAAAAAGTGATTAACTATGATAAGAGTTTTGTGTCTGATGATCAGTTAATTTATGAAAGTATTAATAAGCAGGAATCAGCGAATGTATCAGAAAAAGAACAAATCAAAAGAGTACTTAAAAAATACATGAATGGAAGTTCCTATAACAAACTTAAAATGTTAGAAAGTGCTTTTTCTGAGAATGCTACGCTTTATTTAACCAGTAGAGAAGGTTTTAAAAGGTATACACCAAAAGATTATGTTGGTTTTTTTAAGAACGGTGTGCCTGGTAAGTTTAATGGTAGAGAAGCTAAAATATTAGCTATTGAAATGGTTAAAGATATTGCAACAGCGAAAGTAGAAATTGCTTTCCCTGTAAGAAAGATGATATATGTAGATCTTTTTTTATTGAAAAAATTTGAAGATGGTTGGAAAATAATAAGTAAAACTGCTACTAGGGTAGATAATGGAGAATAA